The Amycolatopsis jiangsuensis nucleotide sequence TGATGATGCGCCAGGAAACACCGTCGACCGCGAGGTGGTGCACGACGAGCAGCAGCCGCCCTTGTTCGTCCGGACCGCCGTCGAACCACACCGCGCGGATCAGGTCACCTCGCTTTGGGGACAGCTCGTCGTAAGCCTGCCGGGCCTCGTCGGCCATACGCCCGGTCTCTCCGGCAGTGAGAACGTCGGCCGCCCGGACGGCACCGATCGGACGGACCTCCAGCCGGTCGCCGGAAAGCCGGCCACGCAGGAGGTCGTGCCGGTCCAGCAGCGCGTCGAGGACCTGTCGCAGCCGCTCGATGCTCGTCCCGGCCGGGACTCGCAGCAGCATCGACTGGGCGAACCGGGCGGGCATCGGGCCACGTTCGGTGAACCGCCGCAGCATCGGTGTCGCCGCGACCGGGCCGACCGCCGCATCCGCCGGTTCCGCCGCGGGTTCGGCTGTCACTTCCGCCGCCAGTTCGGCGATCCCGGCCACCGTCCGGCCCTCGAACACCTGACGCGGGGTGATCCGCAGCCCGGCTTCCCGGGCACGGCTGGTGAGCCCGATCGAGACGATGCTGTCGCCGCCGAGGGCGAAGAAGTCGTCGTCCGCGCTGACCGAGGCCACGCCGAGCAGATCCGCGAACACCGCCGCCAGTGCCTGCTCGGCGCCCGGCGCCGGCGGACGGCCCCCGTCGCGTCCGGTGAAGTCCGGGGCCGGCAGCGCCGCGCGGTCCACCTTTCCGTTGGTGGTCACCGGCAGCGCGTCCAGCACCACGATCGCGGCAGGGACGAGGTAGTCCGGCAGTACCGCGGCCAGCTCGCGGCGCAGCGTGGCACCGTCCACAGTGGCCTCTCCGGCGGGCACCACGTACCCGGCGAGCCGGCGAATACCCGGCTGGTCCTCCCGCACCAGCACGACCGCTTGCGCGACGGCGGGCAACGCCGCGAGCGCGGCTTCGGCCTCGCCCGGTTCGATCCGGAAGCCGCGGATCTTGACCTGGTCGTCGGTGCGCCCGAGGAAGTCCAGGTTGCCGGTGGCCAGCCAGCGGACGCGGTCACCGGTGCGATAGAGCCGGGAACCGGGCGGACCGAACGGGTCGGCCACGAACCGGTCCGCCGTCAGCCCCGGACGGCCGAGGTAGCCGCGCGCCAGCCCGGACCCACCGAGGTACAGCTCGCCCGCCACGCCGGACGGGACCGGCCGGAGGAATTCGTCGAGCACATATGCCCGTACCCCGGGGTCGGGACGGCCGATCGGCACCGGCCCCGGTGTCCACTCCGGACTCCGCAGCCAGGTGGTCGCGTTCACGGTGGCCTCGGTCGGCCCGTAGAAGTTGATCAGCGGCCGTCCGGCGAACCGTTCGGTCAGCTCGGCGGGCATCCGCTCCGCGCCGACCGCGAGCGTCGCTTCCGGGGGCAGCTCGCATCCGGCGGGCAGCGCGCCGATGAACGACGGCGGCACGTTCACCACGTTCACCTCGTGCCGTCGCAGGTACTCGGTGAACTGCTCCCCCGGCACGCGGACGTCGGAGGGCGCGAGCACGAGCGTGCCCCCGGACACCAGCGGCACCATCATCTGCCAGAAGGCCAGGTCGAAGCTGAGCGATACGAAGTGCAGCATGCGGGTCCGCCGACCCGGCCGGTACACGTGGTTCTGCAGCTCACGCAGCTTGACCACGCCCTCGTGCGGCACGATCACGCCCTTGGGCGTGCCGGTCGAACCGGACGTGTAGATCACGTACGCCGGATGCCCGGCGTGTAGCGGGGCGAGCCGTTCCGCGTCGCCGACCGGCTCAGCCGGGTAGGCGGCGATCCGCTCCCGGTCGTCGCCGTCCAGCACCAACCGCGGGAGCGCGCCGGCGGTCCGGGTGGTCAGGTCCGCGACGGTGACCAGCGCGACCGGCGCGGCGTCCTCGAGCATCACGGTGATCCGCTCGTCCGGGTAGTCCGGGTCGATCGGCAGGTATGCGCCACCGGACTGGAGTACCGCCAGCAGCGCGACGATCATGTCCGCAGTCCGCGGCAACATCACCGCGACCACCCGGTCCGGTCCCGCGCCGGCGTCGATGAGTGCCCGGGCCAACCGGCTGACGCGCGCGGTCAGCTCGGCGTAGGCGAGTTCCGTGTCGTCGCAGACGAGGGCCGGCTGGTCCGGCGTACGGGCGGACTGTGCGGCGAACAGGTCGGGGAACGTTTCCGCCGCGGGGATCGGGCCACCGTCGCCGAGGCTCAGCAGCCGCCGCCGCTCGTTCTCGCCCAGCACGTCGATCCGGCTCAGCCGGGTGCTCGGCGCGCTCACCACGCTGACGCAGAAGCGCTCCAGAGCGCGGGCGAGCCGCTGCGCGGTGGCCGTGTCGAACAGCGCGGTGCGGTAGTTGACGGCACCGGTGATGACGCCATCGCGGTGGTCGGTGCACATGAACGTCAGGTCGAAGCGGGCGACTTCGTCGGGCGCGGGCACGGAGGCGGTTTCCACCCCGGGCAACCCGAACTGCTCGTTCCCACGATGCTGGTGCACGACCATGACCTGGAACAGCGGATGCCGCGCGAGGGAACGCTGCGCGCCGACGGCCTCCACCACGCGTTCGAACGGCACGTCCTGGTGCGCGTAGGCGGCGAGGCTGCCCTCCCGGACCCTGCGTACGAGTTCGGTGAATTCCGGGTCCCCGCTGACGTCACAGCGGTGCACCAGCGTGTTGACGAAGAAGCCCACCAGATCGTCGAAAGCTTCGTCGGTACGTCCGGCGACCGGCACGCCGAGCGGGATGTCGGTGCCCGCACCGAATGCCCGCAGCAATCCGGCGATCGCGGCTTGCAGCACCATGAACAGGCTCGCGCCGGCGTCCGCCGCAAGCTCCCGCAGCCCCCGGCTGGTGTCCTCATCGAGCGCGAACGGCACTGCGCCACCGCGACTGTCGGCTACTGCCGGGCGGGGCCGGTCACGCGGCACCGGTAGTTCTTCGGGAAGGTCGGCCAGCGCGTTGCGCCAGAAGGCCAGCTGGCGGGAGAACAGGCTCTCCGGGTCGTGTTCGTCGCCGAGCAGCTCGCGTTGCCACAGCGCGTAATCCGCGTACTGCACCGGCAGCGGCGTGAAGTCGGGAGCCTGCCCTGCCTTTCGTCGTTCGTAGGCCTGGCCGAGGTCCCGCAGCAGCGGCGCGGTCGACCATTCGTCGGAGGCGATGTGGTGGACCAGCAACACCAGCACGTGGTCGTCGGCAGCGACGCGGAGCAGCTTCGCGCGGATCGGGATCTCCGTACCGAGCGCGAAACAGTACTGCGCCTCCTCCCGGACCTTCGCGGCCACTTCGTCCTCGCTGATGTCTTCGAAAACCCACGGGACGTCCACTTCGGACAGGATGCGCTGCTGGGTCTCTTCGAAGACCGTACGCAGGCTTTCGTGTCGCATTACCACGTCGTTCAGCGCGGTCCGGAGTGCAGCCGGGTCGAGCGGTCCGGTGAACCTTGCCGCGAGCGGAATGTTGTAGGTCGCATCCGGTCCGTGCAGCCGGTCGAAGAACCACAACCGCTGCTGGGCGAACGACAGGGGCAGCTCCTTCGGCCGCACCATCGCCGTCGCCGCGGGCCTGCCTTCCGCCGCCGCTCCGAGCGCGGCGGCGAGCCCGGCGACGGTCGGATTGTCGAAAAGCTCGCGCAGCGGGATCTCGCAGCCGAGCACCGTACGGATGCGCGAAAGCAGCCGCGTCGCCAGCAGCGAGTGACCACCCAGGTCGAAGAAGCTCTCCCGCGCACTCGGTGCCGGAATCCCCAGCACCTCGCCGAAGAGACCGGCCAGCAGCTCCTCGATGCCCTCACGCGCCGCTTCACCGCTCGATTCGTAGCGCGGCGCAGGCAACGCAGCACGGTCGAGTTTGCCGTGCGGAGTAAGGGGCAGCGCGTCGAGCACGGTGATTGAGGCAGGCACCTGGTAGCTGGGCAACGCGCCCGACAGGTACGCGCGCAGGTCCGCCGGATCGGCCGAGCCGACCACGTAGGCGGCCAGCCGCCGTTCACCCGGCGTGTCCTCGCGGTCGATCACCGCACAGCTCACCACCGCCGGATGCCGGGACAGCACCGCTTCGATCTCCCCGAGTTCCACCCGGAAGCCGCGGATCTTGACCTGGCCGTCGGAGCGGCCGACGTACTCCAGCTCACCGGAGTTGTTCCAGCGCACCAGGTCGCCCGTGCGGTAGAGCCGTGCACCGGCGCGGCCGAAGGGATCCGGCACGAATCGGCTCGCGGTCAGGCTCGGTCGTTCGAGATAGCCCCGCGCCAGGCCGAAGCCGCCTGCGTACAGCTCCCCGACGACCCCGGGCGGGACCGGACGCAGGAACTCGTCGAGGACGTACACCACGGTGTTGTCCACCGGCAGCCCGATCGGCACCCGGGTCGTCGCGGACTCCGGCCGGCAGCGGCTCAGCGTGATGTCCACGGTCGTCTCGGTGGGACCGTAGGAGTTGAACATCCGGTGCGCACCGGCGAACCGGTCGACCAGGTCCGGGCCACAGGCCTCCCCGGCGACGATCAGCGTCGTCTCGTGGGCGAATCCGGTGGTGACCGCGGCGAGCGCGGCGGGTGGCAGGGTCAGGTGGGTGATCCGGTGCTCTCGGACGAACGCGGCCAGCCGGTCACCGAGCCGGTCCTCCTCGCCGGCGAACACCAGCGTGGCGCCGGTCAGCAGGGCCATGCCGATCTCCCACATCGCCGTGTCGAAGCTCAGCGAAGCGAACTGCAGCACCCGCGAACCCGGTCCGGCACCGAATTCCCGGCGCATGGTCTCGGCCAGGCTCGGCACCCCACCGTGGGTGACCAAGACGCCCTTCGGCCGGCCGGTCGAGCCGGAAGTGTAGATCACGTAAGCAGAATTGGACGGTCGCAGTGGTGACCGGCGATCGGCGTCAGTGAGGTCGGTGCCGGGCAGGCCGGCGATCCAGGCCGCTGACTCCGGATCGTCGAGCACGAGTGCCGGGGCCACCTCGGGCAGCTCGATCCCGGACGCGGTGACCACCGCCGCGGGCTCGGCGTCCCACAGCAGGTAGCTGATCCGTTCCGCCGGATACGCCGGATCGACCGGAAGGTACGTTCCGCCGGCCTTCATGGTCGCCAGTGCGGCAACGACGGCCTGGGGAGAGCGGGGAAGCGCGACTGCGACCTTGTCCTCGGGCCCAATTCCCCGTGCCACCAATGCCCGCGCCAGCCGGTTGGCCGCCGCGTTCAGGTCCGCGTAGCTGAGGGTGCCTTCATCACTCTCGACAGCAGCAGTGTCCGGAGTGGACTTCGCGAAGGCCTCGAACAGCACGGGCAGCGTCACATCCGGTACCGCGCGGGCAGTTTCATTCCTCCGGACGAGAAGGTCACGGCGTTCGCTCTCGTCCAGGACGTCCCAGCGTCCTGACGGGGAGTTCGGCTCGGTGAGCGCACGGCCGAGGAACGTCGTCAGGCTGCGCGCGATGCGTTCCGCGGTGGCCTGGTCGAACTGGTCGGTGCTGTAGTTCAGGCTGCCGTGGACACCGTCCGGCGATTCCACGAAGGAGAAGGTCAGGTCGAACTTCGCCGCACCAGTGCGTGCGGCGACCGGCTCGACTTCGAGCCCCGGCAGGCCAGGCAGCGGCCGCGCGCGATGTTCATAGGTGACGCCGACCTGGAACAGCGGATGCCGCGACAGCGAGCGCTCCGGGTTCACCAGTTCGACCAGCCGCTCGAAGGGCACGTCCTGGTTGGCGAACGCGCCGAGGTTGGTCTCCCGCACCCGGGACACCAGTGACCGCAGCGAAGGATCGCCGGAAACGTCGGTACGCAGCACCAGCGTGTTCACGAAGAACCCGACCAGCCCGTCCAACGCGCCGTCCCCGCGACCGGCCACCGGGCAGCCCAGCGGGATGTCGTCACCGGCGCCGAGCCGGGACAGCAGACCGGCTACTCCGGCCTGCAGCACCATGAACACCGTCGCACCCGCGTCCGCGGCGAGTTTTCGTGCTCGCCGGTGGGTCTCGGCGGGGAAGTGGAACGGCACCGAGCCACCGCCGTAGGTCGGCACGGCCGGGCGCGGCCGG carries:
- a CDS encoding non-ribosomal peptide synthetase gives rise to the protein MSADRGLEDILPLSPLQEGLLFHAEEAASAGDTDPYTVHLAVDLAGEVDEHRLREAAVRLVARHTALRSCFRRRKNGEPVQLVVRAVEPEWSFHDVQDAETAEAIAAADRAKPFDLSRPPLVRFTVLRLGSARHRLLVTHHHIVLDGWSLPLIVRELLALYEGAEHTLPRARPYRDYLSWLARQDTAKAIDAWRSALEGVTEPTLLGTGAGSAGAPVEITAELDEAETGRLTAYVRSQRLTLAGVTQAAWALVLGRLTGRADVVFGSTVSGRPPQLRGSETMPGLFVTTVPARFRIPPAESFLELGSRTQAEQAELLEHQHLGLARIQQETGHGELFDTLFVVENYPLEQAPAEEHEVTVTGSAGQDATHYPLTVLVIPGPRLRLRAKYQPGRITAARAQAAVNGLRAVLVAALSEPERPTGALGLLEAADRQAMLRQSRTEPPALGETTVRDRFAAQVRQTPQAPAVHLPGGDFWTYAELQARAERVAGALVSRDVGPGDLVAIALPRTPELIAVLLGVLTAGAAYLPLDPEHPAERLAFTFADARPRLLISDRELAGDLPAVAPEALDGPVGSSLVRPVLPGHPAYVIYTSGSTGVPKGVVISQRNLAGLAAWAAAEFGRDGLGRVLAATSLTFDVSVFEIFGPLLCGGSVELVRNLLELAEHPGRSWEFDLVSGVPSVVEVVLDEPAVDLRARTIVLAGEAFPRELFARLRDRLPAARIGNIYGPTEATVYATAWFGDDPEGAPPIGRPIEGACAHVLDSSLSPVPPGVPGELYLGGQGVADGYLRRAGLTAQRFVADPFGPPGARLYRTGDLAQWTADGQIDYLGRLDDQVKVRGFRVEPGEVESALLSHPAVRRAVVLADGGGSLTAFVVADQPVAERDLLATVADRVPSYLVPSTVEQLAEPPLTASGKLDRKALAARPKTASVTRAPRTPQEEVLAGLFAELLGVGEVGIDDDFFTLGGHSLLVVRLIGRVRAVFGVDLPVREVFDHPSVAALAARLGEGDPARPPLRPAARPEVIPLSYAQQRLWFLDRLGNAGAAYNIPLVARMRGSLDIPALRAALGDVAARHESLRTVFAESGETARQVILDEARPELVEQECQTGLDAALSEVVRYEFDLSAEIPLRAWVLRVAAEESVVVLLVHHIAADEWSAGPLLGDLATAYGARVSGTVPSWTPLPVQYADYALWQRELLGSEGDPGSLLASQTSYWRKTLAELPDELPLPRDRPRPAVPTYGGGSVPFHFPAETHRRARKLAADAGATVFMVLQAGVAGLLSRLGAGDDIPLGCPVAGRGDGALDGLVGFFVNTLVLRTDVSGDPSLRSLVSRVRETNLGAFANQDVPFERLVELVNPERSLSRHPLFQVGVTYEHRARPLPGLPGLEVEPVAARTGAAKFDLTFSFVESPDGVHGSLNYSTDQFDQATAERIARSLTTFLGRALTEPNSPSGRWDVLDESERRDLLVRRNETARAVPDVTLPVLFEAFAKSTPDTAAVESDEGTLSYADLNAAANRLARALVARGIGPEDKVAVALPRSPQAVVAALATMKAGGTYLPVDPAYPAERISYLLWDAEPAAVVTASGIELPEVAPALVLDDPESAAWIAGLPGTDLTDADRRSPLRPSNSAYVIYTSGSTGRPKGVLVTHGGVPSLAETMRREFGAGPGSRVLQFASLSFDTAMWEIGMALLTGATLVFAGEEDRLGDRLAAFVREHRITHLTLPPAALAAVTTGFAHETTLIVAGEACGPDLVDRFAGAHRMFNSYGPTETTVDITLSRCRPESATTRVPIGLPVDNTVVYVLDEFLRPVPPGVVGELYAGGFGLARGYLERPSLTASRFVPDPFGRAGARLYRTGDLVRWNNSGELEYVGRSDGQVKIRGFRVELGEIEAVLSRHPAVVSCAVIDREDTPGERRLAAYVVGSADPADLRAYLSGALPSYQVPASITVLDALPLTPHGKLDRAALPAPRYESSGEAAREGIEELLAGLFGEVLGIPAPSARESFFDLGGHSLLATRLLSRIRTVLGCEIPLRELFDNPTVAGLAAALGAAAEGRPAATAMVRPKELPLSFAQQRLWFFDRLHGPDATYNIPLAARFTGPLDPAALRTALNDVVMRHESLRTVFEETQQRILSEVDVPWVFEDISEDEVAAKVREEAQYCFALGTEIPIRAKLLRVAADDHVLVLLVHHIASDEWSTAPLLRDLGQAYERRKAGQAPDFTPLPVQYADYALWQRELLGDEHDPESLFSRQLAFWRNALADLPEELPVPRDRPRPAVADSRGGAVPFALDEDTSRGLRELAADAGASLFMVLQAAIAGLLRAFGAGTDIPLGVPVAGRTDEAFDDLVGFFVNTLVHRCDVSGDPEFTELVRRVREGSLAAYAHQDVPFERVVEAVGAQRSLARHPLFQVMVVHQHRGNEQFGLPGVETASVPAPDEVARFDLTFMCTDHRDGVITGAVNYRTALFDTATAQRLARALERFCVSVVSAPSTRLSRIDVLGENERRRLLSLGDGGPIPAAETFPDLFAAQSARTPDQPALVCDDTELAYAELTARVSRLARALIDAGAGPDRVVAVMLPRTADMIVALLAVLQSGGAYLPIDPDYPDERITVMLEDAAPVALVTVADLTTRTAGALPRLVLDGDDRERIAAYPAEPVGDAERLAPLHAGHPAYVIYTSGSTGTPKGVIVPHEGVVKLRELQNHVYRPGRRTRMLHFVSLSFDLAFWQMMVPLVSGGTLVLAPSDVRVPGEQFTEYLRRHEVNVVNVPPSFIGALPAGCELPPEATLAVGAERMPAELTERFAGRPLINFYGPTEATVNATTWLRSPEWTPGPVPIGRPDPGVRAYVLDEFLRPVPSGVAGELYLGGSGLARGYLGRPGLTADRFVADPFGPPGSRLYRTGDRVRWLATGNLDFLGRTDDQVKIRGFRIEPGEAEAALAALPAVAQAVVLVREDQPGIRRLAGYVVPAGEATVDGATLRRELAAVLPDYLVPAAIVVLDALPVTTNGKVDRAALPAPDFTGRDGGRPPAPGAEQALAAVFADLLGVASVSADDDFFALGGDSIVSIGLTSRAREAGLRITPRQVFEGRTVAGIAELAAEVTAEPAAEPADAAVGPVAATPMLRRFTERGPMPARFAQSMLLRVPAGTSIERLRQVLDALLDRHDLLRGRLSGDRLEVRPIGAVRAADVLTAGETGRMADEARQAYDELSPKRGDLIRAVWFDGGPDEQGRLLLVVHHLAVDGVSWRIISADLARAWKSGALLPRTGTSVRTWAAGLTESAAHRDGEIELWQDTLRAGGRTFGDRDLDPAVDTVATMGRHSVTLPPDLTEPLLTEVPAAFHAGINEVLLGTLAVAFAAWRRGRGGLLVEMEGHGREEQVVAGADLAQTVGWFTSVFPVAVAVSDEEVDDALNGGPALTAVVKRAKQRLRAIPDGGIGFGLLRYLRGALADLRTPRFGFNYLGRFGTGGSDEPWTPAPEAVALGGALSPDMALEHVLELNALTQDRETGPELVAQWSFASGILGEDEIADLAGKWFAVLRNLVENRTADHGHSPADFPLVPLGQSDVDDLDTRFPAVDVWPLTPFQRDLFEEAETGPAGHAVGTIQLVLDFDGDVDPGRLREAAAAFLRRQPNLRTAFTRTASGVPVAVVHADPPLPWREADDVVLEERARPVALDQAPPLRFVFSPVQRRLVLTSHHVLLDGWSTSLVIAELLAGYRGEEVPRARPYRDFLHWRRDGAEEAWRDQLVGLPGPTLVAPDAPRVLSRVPDRLVGELSEEATARLSDRARAAGVTLSTAVQAAWGSWLSERTGRADVVFGAVVSGRPADLPGADRTPGLFVNTVPVRVRSGSLAELHAAQVAMLDHHHADVRRIAELAGYERLFDTVVLFENFPAGGGAAPETEPRVAGVGGWDNLPYPLTLWVTPGRRLHLRLGYRGDVFTEAQARAVLDRLCDLLD